A genomic stretch from Helianthus annuus cultivar XRQ/B chromosome 1, HanXRQr2.0-SUNRISE, whole genome shotgun sequence includes:
- the LOC110942999 gene encoding protein CIA1, whose product MTSIIEEEALKLTEVQTLKGHTDRVWGLAWNPVTGTAATPAMLASCGGDKTVRIWQQRNPNSTSFDCLEVLEEIHTRTVRSCAWSPSGEKLATASFDATTAILEQNGNSFECVSTLEGHENEVKSVSWNASGSLLATCSRDKCVWIWEVLPGNEFDCVSVLQGHTQDVKMVQWHPTVDVLFSCSYDNTIKVWAEDGDSDDWRCVQTLSESNCGHSSTVWAISFNATGDKMATCSDDVTIKVWGVDIARLQSGDTNASWSHLCTLSGYHDRTIFSVHWSREGIIATGAADDAICLFIESEDHSVDGPKYKLLLKKEKAHDMDINSVRWSPTENRLLASASDDGTIKIWKLDSMA is encoded by the exons ATGACTTCAATAATCGAAGAAGAAGCATTGAAACTTACAGAAGTTCAAACACTAAAAGGTCACACCGATAGAGTATGGGGACTCGCATGGAATCCGGTCACCGGCACCGCCGCTACACCGGCGATGCTCGCTTCATGTGGTGGCGATAAGACTGTTCGCATCTGGCAACAGCGGAACCCTAATTCTACTTCCTTCGATTGCCTG GAGGTATTAGAAGAGATTCATACTCGGACGGTTAGATCATGTGCCTGGTCACCATCTGGTGAAAAATTGGCGACTGCTAGTTTCGATGCCACCACTGCTATTCTGGAACAAAACGGAAATAGTTTTGAATGCGTATCCACCTTAGAG GGTCATGAAAATGAAGTTAAGAGTGTATCATGGAATGCGTCTGGTTCACTACTTGCAACTTGTAGCAGAGATAAATGTGTTTGGATTTGGGAAGTTTTGCCTGGGAACGAGTTTGATTGTGTTTCTGTGCTGCAAGGACATACACAAGATGTCAAAATGGTCCAGTGGCATCCAACGGTTGATGTTTTGTTCTCGTGTAGCTATGATAACACTATAAAG gtTTGGGCAGAGGATGGTGATAGTGATGATTGGCGTTGTGTTCAGACTTTAAGTGAATCTAATTG TGGACACTCATCTACGGTGTGGGCTATATCTTTTAACGCTACCGGAGACAAAATGGCTACATGCAGCGATGATGTCACCATTAAGGTGTGGGGTGTGGACATTGCAAGACTACAATCGGGTGATACTAATGCGTCATG GAGTCACCTCTGCACTTTATCTGGATATCATGACCGAACAATTTTTTCAGTCCATTGGTCAAG GGAAGGTATAATAGCTACTGGAGCAGCTGATGATGCTATATGCTTATTTATCGAGTCTGAAGATCATTCG GTTGATGGACCGAAATATAAACTGCTTCTTAAGAAAGAAAAGGCTCATGATATGGACATAAACTCTGTGAGATGGAGCCCTACG GAAAACCGGCTTCTTGCTTCTGCAAGTGATGATGGCACAATCAAGATATGGAAGTTGGATTCAATGGCCTAA